In the Candidatus Rokuibacteriota bacterium genome, CGGATCTCGCCGGCGGGAGCGGTGACGATCGTGGCCCGGGAGCTCGGGGATCCCGCGGGCGTCGCCGTCGATCGCGCCGGAAACCTCTACATCGCCGAGACCGCTCTCCACCGGCTCATCCGTCTCCGTCCCGCCCCCTGACCTCGCTCGGAGGGGGGCGCACCCACGCCGACCCCCCGCGCTAGCGCGCGGGTGTGGCGCGGGTACCCGCCCCTTCCGATACCTCCCCCATGGCAGTTCGAGCGTGGCGGGTTCGACCATGCCGGGAGGCAGGCCACCCGCCGCGCGAGGCCCGAGTAGATTGCGCGGGCCGGGTACCCACGGCGGAGCCGTGGGTGCGCGCTCGACCTTTTACGCGCCTTCTACGCGCCTTCCACCATCGCCGCGGTCAACCCGCGGACATAGCCGCGGGCGAAGAGCGCGGAGATCAGGACCACGGGGATCGCCATCAGGTGGATTCCGGCGACGGCCAGGAGCTCGTCGAGGGCCACCTCCATCGTCGCAAGCCCCGCTGGGATCGTCTGGTTGTGCGCGCTGAGCAGGAACACCGACGCGAGCGTGAAGTCGCTGGCGATCGTCCCCAGCGTGAAGATCCCGGCGGCGACGATGACCGGCCGGCTCATCGGGAGGATGATGCGGAGGAAGGCTGTCGCGCGGCTCGCCCCCTCGACCAGCGCCGACTCCTCGACCTCGCGCGGGAGATGCTGGAAGTAGGCGGCCAGGATCCAGACGCAGAAGGGCAGCGCGAGAGTCGGGTAGACGAGGAGGAGCAGGAGAAGGTTGTCGTCCAGGCCGAGCCGGATCACGACCTGGTAGAGGGGGACGAAGAGGATCGTGTGCGGGACCACGTAGGCCGCGAAGACGATGCGCCGCCACCACCTGAACCCCGGCGGCCGGAGCCGCCCCAGGGCATAGCCCGCCAGGATGCTCACGACCAGCGTCAGCCCCAGCGACCCCGCGAACACGATGACCGTGTTCTCCAGCCAGTCGAGAAACGGGTAGGACCGGCGGAGGGTGCGTCCGACGAAGCCCCGCGACTCGCCCTTCGGCTGGAAAAGCTCCTCGAAGTTCTCGAGCGTCGGGTTCATGACGATCAACGGGTGGCCGAAGACGTCCTCCTGGGCCGTCTTCAGCGACTGCACCAGCATGAAGTAGATCGGGAACACGCAGTAGATCGTCGCGGCGAGCAGCAGGCCCGCGTGACCCAGCTTCTTCCACCAGGGCCTCGGGTTCACGCCTGCTCCGTCTCCGGCGGGTCGAACATCCGGAAGAGGACCAGCAGCGCCGCGAGGAGCAGCGGCACCAGCATCAGCGACAGCGCTGAGGCCGGTCCGAACTGCCCCGACCGGATCGCCAGCCAGTAGGCGTGGGTGCCGATGACGGGGAAGATGATCCTGCCGCCGGTCAGCAACCACACGTTCGCGAGATCGGCAAATGCGGTCGTGAGCGACAGGAAGACGGCGAGGGCGAGGAACGGCTTGAGGAGCGGGACCGTCACGAGCCAGAAGCGGCGCCAGGCGCTCCTGGACTCGAGGAGGGCGCACTCGAAGAGCTCGGGTGGGATGGCGTTGATCCCCGCGAGGAGGAAGACCCCGATGAACGAGCTGCCCCGCCAGATGTTGAAGAGGGTGACGCTCAGGAATCCCCACGCCCCGCTGCCGAACACGCCGTCCACCGCGTGCTTCAGGTTGCCCATGAACACGCTGTAGGACGTAGGGATGGGCGGGCTCAGCGTCCAGTACCAGCCGATCACGCTCACGCTCGCCGGGTAGGCCCAGGGGAGGAAGATCGCGAGGAAGACGAGGGCGCGCCCCCGGAACGGGCGGGCCAGCAGCAGGGCGAAGCCGACGCCGAGCGCCAGCTTGGCGACGCTTGTCACGGCGGCGTAGACGGCGGTCACGGTAGCCGCCCGCCAGAACTCGCGATCGGCGAGCAAGCGGCGGTAGTTCTCGAGCCCGACGAACGCCGGGGGGCCTTCCTTGAGCGGCGAGAGGTCGGTCAGGCTGGTCCGGATCTCCCACGCGACCGGATAGGCCAGGACCC is a window encoding:
- a CDS encoding carbohydrate ABC transporter permease codes for the protein MNPRPWWKKLGHAGLLLAATIYCVFPIYFMLVQSLKTAQEDVFGHPLIVMNPTLENFEELFQPKGESRGFVGRTLRRSYPFLDWLENTVIVFAGSLGLTLVVSILAGYALGRLRPPGFRWWRRIVFAAYVVPHTILFVPLYQVVIRLGLDDNLLLLLLVYPTLALPFCVWILAAYFQHLPREVEESALVEGASRATAFLRIILPMSRPVIVAAGIFTLGTIASDFTLASVFLLSAHNQTIPAGLATMEVALDELLAVAGIHLMAIPVVLISALFARGYVRGLTAAMVEGA
- a CDS encoding sugar ABC transporter permease produces the protein MGSAVESLPAALPRSTRFPRARRRDVQLAYLLLSPAVLLLFGVLAYPVAWEIRTSLTDLSPLKEGPPAFVGLENYRRLLADREFWRAATVTAVYAAVTSVAKLALGVGFALLLARPFRGRALVFLAIFLPWAYPASVSVIGWYWTLSPPIPTSYSVFMGNLKHAVDGVFGSGAWGFLSVTLFNIWRGSSFIGVFLLAGINAIPPELFECALLESRSAWRRFWLVTVPLLKPFLALAVFLSLTTAFADLANVWLLTGGRIIFPVIGTHAYWLAIRSGQFGPASALSLMLVPLLLAALLVLFRMFDPPETEQA